One window from the genome of Carnobacteriaceae bacterium zg-84 encodes:
- the rfbD gene encoding dTDP-4-dehydrorhamnose reductase has translation MITGAHGQLGKELIKFYRLVPDVELLYTDIDELDITVRKDVQSYIKKNRPNMVINAAAYTAVDRCEDDKEKAFAINVEGTKYLAQATQEIGAVFVHISTDYVFDGLKQEPYVEEDMTNPKNFYGITKAESEQVVLQTVDRHYVIRTSWLFGEGHNFVNTMLNLSKTQKSIQVVNDQKGSPTSAAELVRAIDFIVKTNTYGIYHACCDEACTWAEFADYVFDYLGLNIKVEKVLSTEYKTKAERPLNTTMSTEKLKKMGFSMISWKQAVEKYLDKKREFDSNMDKKKVLVTGANGYLGRHVVKALLDKGHDVYASDLRFDDIDDRAKKCDVQLFSRNEHIYDELDRPDIVIHLAWRNGFIHNADTHIADLYDHYIFLKHLIDGGLPRLSVMGTMHEVGYFEGAIKEDTPTNPISLYGIAKNSLRQMLNVAKKDTVDVTWLRAYYILGDDLKNNSVFSKLTQKAMEGAKEFPFTSGKNKYDFISVTELANQIAEASLQNEVLGVINCCTGNPVSLADKVEEYIAENNLDIKLQYGAFPDREYDSSGVWGDPTKINRIMSKVKKV, from the coding sequence ATGATTACAGGTGCACATGGCCAACTAGGAAAAGAACTAATCAAATTTTATAGATTGGTTCCAGATGTTGAACTACTATATACGGATATAGACGAGCTAGACATCACAGTTAGGAAAGATGTGCAAAGTTATATTAAAAAGAATCGGCCGAATATGGTCATCAATGCAGCAGCTTATACAGCTGTTGATAGATGTGAAGATGATAAAGAAAAAGCTTTTGCTATAAATGTTGAAGGTACAAAATATTTGGCACAAGCAACACAAGAAATAGGAGCGGTCTTTGTTCATATTTCAACAGATTATGTTTTTGACGGATTAAAGCAAGAACCTTATGTTGAAGAAGATATGACTAACCCTAAAAATTTTTATGGTATTACAAAAGCAGAAAGTGAACAAGTTGTGTTACAAACTGTTGATAGACATTATGTGATTAGAACATCATGGTTATTTGGAGAAGGACATAACTTTGTTAATACAATGCTGAATTTATCAAAAACACAAAAAAGTATACAAGTTGTAAATGATCAAAAAGGTAGTCCAACAAGTGCGGCTGAACTAGTTCGTGCGATTGATTTCATTGTAAAAACAAATACATATGGTATTTATCACGCCTGCTGTGATGAGGCATGTACTTGGGCAGAATTTGCTGATTACGTCTTTGATTATTTAGGACTAAACATAAAAGTCGAAAAAGTGTTATCTACTGAATATAAAACAAAAGCAGAAAGACCATTGAATACAACAATGAGTACGGAAAAATTGAAAAAAATGGGATTTAGTATGATAAGCTGGAAACAAGCAGTAGAAAAATATTTAGATAAGAAAAGAGAGTTTGATAGTAATATGGATAAAAAGAAAGTACTTGTAACAGGGGCGAATGGATATTTAGGTAGACATGTAGTAAAAGCTCTTTTAGATAAAGGGCATGACGTTTATGCATCTGATTTAAGATTTGACGATATTGATGATCGTGCTAAAAAATGTGATGTTCAATTATTCTCAAGAAATGAGCATATTTATGATGAATTAGATAGACCTGATATTGTCATTCATTTAGCTTGGAGAAATGGATTTATTCATAATGCAGATACGCATATCGCAGATTTATATGATCACTACATTTTCTTAAAACATTTAATTGATGGTGGATTACCTAGATTAAGTGTTATGGGTACGATGCATGAAGTAGGTTACTTTGAAGGTGCTATCAAAGAAGATACACCAACAAATCCAATTTCTCTATACGGTATTGCTAAAAATAGTTTAAGACAAATGTTGAATGTCGCTAAAAAAGATACAGTTGATGTGACATGGTTGCGTGCCTACTATATTTTAGGAGACGATTTAAAAAACAACTCCGTATTCTCTAAATTGACTCAAAAAGCAATGGAAGGTGCTAAAGAGTTTCCTTTCACAAGTGGTAAAAACAAATATGATTTTATCAGTGTGACAGAGTTAGCCAATCAAATCGCAGAGGCTTCTTTACAAAATGAAGTATTAGGTGTTATTAACTGTTGTACAGGGAATCCGGTATCCCTTGCAGATAAAGTAGAAGAATACATTGCAGAAAATAATTTAGATATAAAATTACAGTATGGGGCATTCCCAGATAGAGAATATGATTCATCAGGTGTATGGGGGGATCCTACAAAAATTAACCGAATTATGTCAAAAGTAAAGAAGGTGTAA
- a CDS encoding glucosyltransferase domain-containing protein has translation MKKGRIESFLRNNMMNIIVVLFFLLLTYGIKIFNIVISHDTEAIISVRDSQYEAWISMGRYGLVFMKWLIGTYDFNPYIASFMMITSLFVASLLWIYVIGYIQDDLDMKKQYRWVFPVICLTSPVFAEQSAFLLQSYEVSLSLSISAITVLCIYKGIMKKNIAYLIASVVSIAFLQSVYQALLLITFTGSVCGFVVFYDRFTRSEKYDTKGYLMIVGKILLVFVGGVLLCAITEKIVLSVLGIHKTAYITEQYLWSHANKLTVIKSILSHIGVVLFGGRIFYSYTLFISMLITCLFVALKYKNHQKGYFVYILSIFGVFVCPFLLTFILGQSLSARSELTIPFVCGFLVYYNIDQLQNIKKYDVLKTAVVVLTGLVAINQANTSARIYYTEYVKYQEDVMLATKLSNRLEEKFGKDAYTKPVVFVGYRSASLNESTYPESALELTGRSFFSVSFSTLHGTFVMENYLRTIGINFKSPSQKQIDIAEKISQNMTSWPSDESIIEYNGIIIIKL, from the coding sequence ATGAAGAAAGGGCGGATTGAATCATTCTTAAGAAATAATATGATGAATATCATCGTTGTTCTATTCTTTCTTTTGTTAACTTATGGCATAAAAATATTTAATATCGTGATTTCTCATGATACAGAGGCAATTATTTCTGTGCGAGATTCTCAGTATGAAGCATGGATTTCAATGGGAAGATATGGATTAGTGTTTATGAAATGGCTAATAGGAACGTATGACTTTAATCCGTATATTGCCTCATTTATGATGATAACAAGTTTATTTGTGGCAAGTCTTCTGTGGATATATGTGATTGGCTATATTCAAGATGATTTAGACATGAAAAAACAATATAGATGGGTGTTTCCAGTTATTTGTTTAACATCGCCTGTTTTTGCCGAGCAATCAGCTTTCTTATTACAGTCATATGAGGTATCTCTTTCATTAAGCATCAGTGCGATAACTGTTCTGTGTATCTATAAAGGCATTATGAAGAAAAATATAGCGTATCTGATTGCATCTGTTGTATCTATTGCCTTTTTACAATCTGTTTATCAAGCGTTATTGCTTATTACCTTTACTGGATCCGTGTGTGGATTTGTTGTTTTTTATGACAGATTCACACGTTCAGAAAAGTACGATACCAAAGGGTACTTGATGATTGTCGGAAAAATCCTACTAGTATTTGTGGGGGGCGTTCTATTATGTGCAATAACAGAAAAAATCGTATTGAGTGTATTAGGCATTCACAAAACAGCGTATATTACAGAGCAATATTTATGGTCTCATGCAAATAAATTAACTGTGATTAAAAGCATCTTATCGCATATAGGTGTTGTTTTATTTGGAGGACGAATTTTTTATTCATATACATTGTTCATTTCTATGTTAATTACATGCTTATTTGTGGCATTAAAATACAAAAATCATCAAAAAGGTTATTTTGTTTATATACTCTCTATTTTTGGTGTGTTTGTTTGTCCTTTTTTATTAACGTTCATATTAGGGCAAAGTCTTTCAGCACGTTCAGAGTTGACAATTCCCTTTGTGTGTGGATTTTTAGTTTATTATAATATAGATCAATTACAAAATATTAAAAAGTATGATGTTTTAAAAACAGCAGTTGTGGTTTTGACAGGGCTTGTTGCAATCAATCAAGCCAATACATCGGCTAGAATTTACTATACAGAATATGTAAAATATCAAGAAGATGTTATGTTGGCAACGAAGTTGTCAAATCGTCTTGAAGAAAAATTCGGAAAAGATGCGTATACAAAACCCGTTGTTTTTGTGGGATATAGATCAGCATCGCTAAACGAATCAACGTATCCAGAGAGTGCGTTAGAATTAACGGGTCGATCATTTTTCTCCGTATCATTTTCAACATTGCATGGTACATTTGTGATGGAGAATTATTTAAGAACGATTGGTATCAATTTTAAAAGTCCTTCTCAAAAGCAAATTGACATAGCAGAAAAAATCTCTCAAAACATGACATCTTGGCCGAGTGATGAAAGTATCATCGAATATAATGGCATCATTATTATAAAATTATAG